DNA from Agathobaculum sp. NTUH-O15-33:
AGGAGACTGTTCATGATGAAAACACTGCTGCACATCTGCTGTGCGCCCTGCTCGATCGCCTGTATCGACACGCTGCGGCAGGAGGGGATAGAGCCCACCGGGTTTTGGTACAATCCGAACATTCACCCGTTTACCGAATATAAAACGCGGAAAAACACGCTGCGCGAATATGCGGAGAGCATCGGCCTAACGCTAATCGTGCAGGAGGAATACGGCCTGCGCCGCTTTATCGAGGGCGTGTATCCGGATTTCGACCACCGCTGCGCGTTCTGTTATACGCTGCGCTTTGAGGAGACCGCGCGCTACGCGGCGGAAAACGGGTTCGACCAGTTTACCTCCACACTGTTCGTCAGTCCCTATCAGAACCACGAGCTGATGCGTCAGGCGGCCGAGCGGGCCGCGGAAAAGTACGGGGTGGCCTACCTGCACCGCGATTTTTCGCCCCGCTTCCGCGAAGGACAGGACAAGGCGCGCGAACTGGGCCTTTACATGCAAAAATACTGCGGTTGCATATTCAGCGAAGAGGACCGCTATAAGAAGAAGCCAAAAAAGAAAAAGGATGCATAAGGAAATTGCTTTACAAACGGCGCGGGAACTGCTATAATACTTCTCGTACACGCGCCCGTAGCTCAGCTGGATAGAGCGTTGGACTCCGACTCCAAAGGTCGCAGATTCGAATTCTGTCGGGCGTACCACGAAAGCCGCTTATTCGTAAGAATAGGCGGCTTTTTTGCGCGCCTACGTTTTTAATCGAGCGCTATGGCGCTTTTTTGCGTGTAATACGGCCCCCGTTGAACGCTGGTTCTGCGGGGGCTTTTGCATTGGTATAAATAGACAAGTATCGGAATGCGTTCCAAAAAACAGCAAAATGCGGTACGCTCCTTTTGACGAAAAAAAGGGAGGCGTAACCATGCTAAAGGACATCATCGCAAAAAACGCGGTACGAACGCGGGAGTTAAATCGGCCCGATCCATCAAGACCCCTGTCGCGATCGAACATGCTGTCGCAGGATGAGGCGGCGGCCCGCGTACCCATGCAAACGAGCCATTTGAGCAGAATTGAACGCGGCGTGCAAAATGCAACGCTGGATACCCTATGGCGGCTGGAAGCCGCGTTTGGGCTGAAACGCTATGAACTGTTTAATGAAAACGGCGGCAAGGAGGGCGAAGAACCCTGCTATGCGACGCTGAACCGATTTGCGCGCCGCTGCGTCAAGCTGCCGGACGATACCCCGGATACGGCGCCCTCTCCACTACTTGCGGTGCTGGACGATATGCTGATCGAGCGCATCGAGGTGGACGACATTGAAAAGGCGGCGCGGGGCCAATGACAAAGTCCGCTTATTCTTACCGAATAAGCGGCTTTTTACTGTCTGTTTTGGGTATAAAAGGAAGGTGGAGAGCGTTGAGAGAACAAAACCTGAAAATTATAGAAGTTTCATGCGGTGCGGCTGTATAATCTGTCGCGTTTTGACTTGATTTCTTGTGAGAAAACTGTCAGAATGATGGGAGGGAGCGCATGAGGGGCGGGCGGCCGCAAACCCCTCTGCATTTTCGCATGACGAGGAAAGCGGGTAAGTGAAATGTTTTTGATGCTGCTGGTGCTTTGGATCATACTCAACGGCAGGCTGAACGCCGAGGTCCTTGTGATAGGCGTGCTTCTTTCCGGGCTGATCTACCTGTTCGCGGTGCGCTTTATGGGCTATTCCTTTGGGTTTGACCGGAAGCTGATGAAAAAACTGCCGGCCTTTGCCCGATACTGTTTTTTGCTGCTGTTTGAGATCATCAAAGCCAATATCGACGTGATGCACCTGATCCTTTCGCCGCAGTACGAACCGGAGCCGCAGCTGATCACGGCGCACATTCCGCTGAACACCGCGCTGGGCCGCGTGATCCTCGCAAACTCCATCACGCTGACCCCGGGCACGATCACCATACAGCTCAAGGGCGACGAGTATTTGATCCACTGTTTGGACAAGGAGCTTGGCGAAGGGATCGAGCACTCCGCGTTTGTCGCAAGGCTCACGGAATTGGAGGAAACGCATGGATAATGTCTTTGTTTTCTGCGCGGGGCTGTGCGTGCTGCTGCTGGCTATCCTGATCTTTGCGTGTCTGGTGCGCGCCGTGCGCGGGCCGCGCATCACGGACCGGATCTTGGCCTGCAATATGGTGGGCACCATGACCATTGCCATTATCGCCATTCTCGGTACGATCATGGACCAGAGCTGGCTGTACGATATCTGCCTGATCTACGCGATGATCAGCTTCTTGGCCGTGGTCGTCCTGAGCCGGGTGTACACCGGCGTTTACCGCAGGCACAAGCGGGAAAGCGCCGCGGGGGAGGATAATCCGCATGATCGATAATTTATTTGCGCTGCTCGCGGCGCTTTTGATGCTCGCGGGCGCGGCCATCATGGTGATCGGCACCATCGGCGTGTTTCGTTTCCGCTTCGTCCTCAGCCGGATG
Protein-coding regions in this window:
- a CDS encoding epoxyqueuosine reductase QueH, giving the protein MMKTLLHICCAPCSIACIDTLRQEGIEPTGFWYNPNIHPFTEYKTRKNTLREYAESIGLTLIVQEEYGLRRFIEGVYPDFDHRCAFCYTLRFEETARYAAENGFDQFTSTLFVSPYQNHELMRQAAERAAEKYGVAYLHRDFSPRFREGQDKARELGLYMQKYCGCIFSEEDRYKKKPKKKKDA
- a CDS encoding helix-turn-helix domain-containing protein; translation: MLKDIIAKNAVRTRELNRPDPSRPLSRSNMLSQDEAAARVPMQTSHLSRIERGVQNATLDTLWRLEAAFGLKRYELFNENGGKEGEEPCYATLNRFARRCVKLPDDTPDTAPSPLLAVLDDMLIERIEVDDIEKAARGQ
- a CDS encoding monovalent cation/H+ antiporter complex subunit F, producing MDNVFVFCAGLCVLLLAILIFACLVRAVRGPRITDRILACNMVGTMTIAIIAILGTIMDQSWLYDICLIYAMISFLAVVVLSRVYTGVYRRHKRESAAGEDNPHDR
- a CDS encoding Na+/H+ antiporter subunit E is translated as MFLMLLVLWIILNGRLNAEVLVIGVLLSGLIYLFAVRFMGYSFGFDRKLMKKLPAFARYCFLLLFEIIKANIDVMHLILSPQYEPEPQLITAHIPLNTALGRVILANSITLTPGTITIQLKGDEYLIHCLDKELGEGIEHSAFVARLTELEETHG